Proteins found in one Primulina eburnea isolate SZY01 chromosome 16, ASM2296580v1, whole genome shotgun sequence genomic segment:
- the LOC140816410 gene encoding uncharacterized protein, translated as MALFEAFLEILESPTIWPMILGMIQLLGPVWIAFLVGVTVGWAWKPRWASLGNRKFEFSAPSSPSSHIPSPVNGFVSTSKSVVSSNVKIQSSGSCLFNNGLEKAQVALPPVETTVGSSSESRKEDIVVVMDEDLEHLCHLVERKDGGPSWKHVFNRSTHDMSYQAWQRDPETGPPQYCSRTVYEDATPELVRDFFWDDEFRLKWDDMILHASILKECPTTRTMIVHWIRKFPFFCSDREYIIGRRMWESGRSYYCVTKGVPYPSVPRRVKPRRVDLYYSSWYIQAVESRQGNGQLSACEVVLFHHEDMGIPWEIAKFGVRQGMWGAVKNIERGFRAYQKHRASGAPLSHHAIMAQVNTKIDPDYLKIFEGDEDSKETQLVASTDEKQKGVNIPKLLIFGGVIAVALSLDRGLLTKTLVFGVARRFGNMGKRALPRPS; from the exons ATGGCGTTATTTGAGGCGTTCTTGGAGATTCTGGAGAGCCCCACGATTTGGCCGATGATTTTAGGGATGATTCAGCTGCTAGGGCCTGTTTGGATTGCTTTTCTTGTGGGTGTAACGGTGGGGTGGGCTTGGAAACCTAGGTGGGCTAGTTTAGGGAATCGTAAGTTTGAATTTTCAGCTCCTTCTTCACCTTCTTCTCATATCCCTTCTCCTGTTAATGGTTTTGTTTCAACCAGCAAAAGTGTGGTTTCTAGCAATGTTAAAATTCAGAGTTCTGGTTCTTGTTTGTTCAATAATGGATTGGAAAAGGCGCAAGTAGCATTGCCTCCTGTTGAAACTACTGTTGGCAG TTCATCAGAATCAAGAAAAGAAGATATTGTGGTGGTTATGGATGAAGATTTGGAACATTTGTGTCACCTTGTTGAAAGGAAAGATGGAGGTCCATCATGGAAGCATGTGTTCAATCGATCAACTCATGATATGAGCTACCAAGCATGGCAGAGAGATCCTGAG ACTGGTCCTCCACAATATTGCAGCAGGACTGTTTACGAGGATGCAACTCCAGAATTGGTGAGGGATTTCTTTTGGGATGACGAGTTTCGACTAAAGTGGGATGATATGATCCTACATGCTTCAATTTTGAAAGAATGCCCTACGACAAGAACAATGATCGTCCACTGGATACGCAAG TTTCCCTTTTTCTGCAGCGACAGAGAATACATAATTGGCCGTCGAATGTGGGAATCAGGACGATCATATTATTGTGTAACGAAG GGAGTTCCTTACCCTTCTGTTCCAAGGCGAGTTAAACCAAGGCGTGTTGATCTTTACTATTCTAGTTGGTACATTCAAGCAG TCGAGTCGAGGCAAGGGAACGGGCAACTGTCTGCATGTGAGGTGGTGCTCTTCCATCACGAAGACATGGGGATTCCATGGGAAATTGCAAAGTTTGGAGTACGACAAGGTATGTGGGGTGCAGTCAAGAATATCGAACGTGGCTTCCGAGCATACCAAAAGCACCGAGCTTCTGGAGCTCCCCTCTCCCACCATGCTATCATGGCTCAAGTAAACACAAAGATCGACCCCGACTATCTCAAGATTTTCGAAGGTGATGAAGACTCGAAAGAAACACAACTAGTGGCTTCAACTGATGAGAAACAAAAGGGTGTGAATATTCCGAAACTCCTAATATTTGGTGGGGTGATAGCTGTTGCTCTCAGTCTCGATCGGGGGCTCCTGACCAAGACACTCGTATTCGGTGTTGCTCGGAGATTTGGCAACATGGGAAAAAGAGCGTTGCCTCGGCCTAGTTGA